A window of Chloroflexota bacterium genomic DNA:
GAAGAAGTGCGCTCTTTGGTCGCACGTGGCTATGGCTACGATCTGCCATCTATGTCTGGGCTGGGCTATCGCCAGATTGGTATGTATCTCCGTGGTGAGGTAACCTTAGAGGAAGCTGTAGCGCTGATCAAACGTCATACCCGTCGCTTTGTGCGTCATCAAGCGAATTGGTTCCGAGAGGATGATCCAGCGATTGTTTGGTTCAATGCTGCCGATGATATCTTCGAGGCAGTGCTGAGGAGAATCAAGGGATTCCTGGGGATGATCTAAAAATACAAGACAAGGTGGGTTTTTGCAGAGAGCCTATGGGACTGAAAGCAGGGGATGTATTAGCAGGCAAATTCAAGGTAGTCACTGAGATTGGCGAAGGCGGCTTTGGCAAGATATACCTGGGTTACGACGAAGGCATGGATCGCTATGTAGCAATTAAGGAGTTGCTGCATGAGAGTGCCGAGGTAAGCCCCGAGGACTATGAGGACTATAAACGGCGCTTCCGCAAGGAAGCGCAGGTCGTCAGCAAGTTTTCTCACCCCAATGTGGTCACCGCTTATTCGTTAGAATCAGACGACGAAGGCGATCTCTATCTCATCCTGGAGTATGTGGATGGCGGCAGTCTGAAAAGCTTGCTTGCTCAAGGTCCATTGGAGCCAGCCCGCGCAGTAGCCATTGCCCTAGACCTTTGTGAAGCGATTGATGCAATCTGGAAGTGGGACATTGTCCACCGTGATATCAAACCCAGCAATATCCTGCTTACGAAGGAAGGGCAGGCCAAACTTACGGACTTTGGCGTTGCCCAGGTAGGACATGAAACAAGGCGCACGCAGGAAGCACGTGCTCACCCCGGCACTCCGGCGTACAAGTCGCCGGAACAGGCCAGCAGTACCGGCTACTTGGATCAGCGCTCAGACTTGTATGCATTAGGTCTCGTGTTGTATGAAATGCTGACGGGCAAGCTATACTTGCGCAATCGCGTGCCTCCTCACCGTTTGAACCGCAAGGTATCGCGAGCACTAAGCGCGGTGGTGATGAAAGCACTGCAGGAAAATCCTGCTGACCGCTATCAGTCTGCACAAGAGATGCGCGCTGCTTTGCAGGAAGCGATCAAGGGTGGGCAATTTGCCAACATACGTAGCGCATTGGGCACGCTGCGTGAGATTCCTGTGCGCGGTGTTGCTTTTGCCATGGCGTTGCTGGCATTGGCGGCCGCAATCTACCTGGGGACACGAACTTATGATGGGTCGCGTGGCGTGACTGTCGGCTTGACTGCCACAGCGGAAACGCGACGGGAGACATTGCGTGCACAGTTGCTGGCTACGCCCACGTTCACCATGTCGCCTACACCGGTCTTTACGGATGCCTTTGAGCCAGACGATGTCAATCCAAAGGCAATTGCCCTGGGCGAGACCCAGCGACACAACTTCTACCCGGACGGAGATGCGGACCGGGTTAGCTTTCGCGTCAAAGCTGGTCGGGTCTATGGGGTGATTACTAGTGACTTGGCTATTGGTGTGGACACCGTGGTCGTCGTGTCCGTAGCTGGACAGCGCTATGAAAACGATGATGCGCAGGCAGGAAGCCTGGGCTCTGAAGTCTACTTCAAGGCGCTGGCGGAGGCAGTTGCCGTGGCTACAATTAGCAACAAGGGGGTCTATAATCCGGATGCCAGTTATGATTTGACTGTGATAGAACTGCCTCCTACGCCCCTGCCTACGCCAACAGGCACGCAATCGCCATCAGTGACTCCGACAAGCACACCCACGCCGACCGGCACTCCAACGACAACCCCCACGCCTACGCCTACGGAGACCAGAACTCCCACACCGACAAGTACACAGACTCTCACGCCAACCTATACGCCTACACCGACCATTACCAGGACACCTATTCCAACAGAGACCAAGACACCTGTACCGACCGAGACCACTGCACCGACGCGAACATACACGCCAACGGCAACGTACACGCCGACCGAGACATCTACGCCAACGGAGACGCATACACCGGTACCGCCGACACCCACCCATACGGTGACACCTGAGCCAACAGCGACTTTGGAACCTACACCCACAGAAACCTCGGCGATGAGCATCTACCTGAACGGTAACTATGGTTAAAGCATCTCTTGCTTAAAATAGTGAGGAGTGAAAGGGCATCGTGACTGACCGTAAAGATTGGATAGCTGTATTGGTGATTATTTTCCTAGTACTGGCTGTCTTTTGGAGGGCAACGCTGGGTGGTATTTTCTACTTTGGCGATATCTTTCGCTTGCATTATCCGCTACGTAGCGTCTATGCGGCCGAACTACAGCGCTTTTCCCTGCCTTTGTGGACACCACACGTTTTCGCTGGCTATCCACTGTTAGCCGAGGGGGAGCTAGGGGCGCTTTATCCGCCCAATCTGCTTTTGCATGCTCTGCTGCCAGTGCCCATTGCACTCAACATCTTCATCCTAGGGCACTTTGTTTGGGCTGCCATGGGAGCCTATGCTTTTGCACGGCGGCTCAAAGTAGGGCGCATGGCAGCGCTGTGCTCCGGGTTGGTCTATGCTCTGGGCGGCTTCTTTGTGGCGCATCTCAATCACATTAATATTGTTGCCTGCGCAGCCTGGTTGCCGTGGCTTTTCTTATTGACTGACCGATTTATGGTAGGTGATACTCGCCAGCATCGTGCGGGTGACGCGGCGTTGCTTGCGTTGATGATAGGATTGGAATTCCTGGCTGGTCATCCGCAAATTGCCCTGTTGACTTTCCTGGCAATGATGGCCTATGCTTTGTATCTGGGTTGGGCAATAAGGCCTCAAGTCAAGCTTTTGATCTTTTTCGCTTTCACCATTTTGCTGGGAATAGCCTTGGCGGCGGTCCAATTGCTGCCTACCTATGAACTGACCCAATTTTCCAATCGCTCTAGTGGCTTGGATCCAGCTTTTTTCACCTCTTTCTCGCTACATCCCCTTTATCTAGTTAGCTTGCTCTCTCCCTTTGTGCTTGGCAATCCCTATCCCAATACTTCTGTTGAGCTGGTAGGTTATGTGGGATGGTTGCCATTGCTGCTTGCACTTCTCGCTCCGTTCATCACACCAACGCGTTTGGGGATAACGGCACGACGGGTCAGGCCCGCGATCTTTTTCGCTGTGATGGCTGTTTTCGGACTGTTATTCGCCCTGGGTCGTTGGAATCCGCTCTATCTGGGTCTTCTACATCTGCCTGTTTTCAATCTGTTTCGAGCGCCAGCACGGTATCTATATTTGTTTGCTTTCTCCACAGCGATGTTGGCTGGGCTGGGCTTTCACGCTATTGTGAGCCGCGTCCGGAATGTCCCAGAGGTGGCAGAAAGTATCCTTAACTGGTTGGCGATTGTGGTGATCGCTTTGTTAACCCTGCTTGGCACCATGCGCATTCCTACCGTGGACAAACTTATTGCTACCTGGCGGTGGTTGCCTATCGCTCTGGGGTTGCTCTCGTTGGCTTGGTTAGCCTGGGCATGGTGGAGCAGAGGCTCGGCACAGCGCATCCTATCCATGGTTGCTCTAGGGATGATCATCGTTGACCTGTTTGCTTTCAATGCGGTTTTCAACTTGACCTACAATCAGACCATGCCGCTTGAGCAATTTACAGCAGAGCCGCTTTCATTGGCTTTCTTCCATTCACAGCCGGACCTATATCGTTTGTACACGCATGAGGAGATCGTGCCAGTTCTATCTGTGATGCGCGAATCCTATTATCCCAACATAGCGCTCATCCACGGTTTATCTGCTACTAATGGCTACTTTCCACTCGTACCCACTTATTATGCTCAGTACACGGAGCAGATGACACCGCGTATGCTAGATCTTCTGGGGGTGAGGTATTTCCTCATCCCGCAAGTCTTACCTGTAGATGAAGCCAGCGAATTTTATGACGTGGAGAATCCCTTTGCCCTGAATCCTGTAGGGCACAAGGTGGCTATTCCACCTATACAGGTAGCAATGATGGAGATCGAATCCTACACCAGCCATTCCGTAGATTGGACTGAGGGGCAACCTGTTGCAGAGATCAAGCTGCATGGAGCAGAAGGTGAAACTGAGACGGTGATCTTGCGCGCTGGCTGGCATACTGCTGAATGGGCCTATGACCGCAGCGATGTCCGGGAGGTTGTGCGCCACTCCCAGGCGGCTATTGCCCGTTCCTGGCCTGCACGTTCTGGTTTTCCACCCGAGAACCACCCGGGCTATGTCTATTCTGCACAATTTCGCCTGCCGAGCCCACTCACTGTGCAGGCAGTGGAAGTCCAGCCCTTGGTTACCGCGGCTTACCTGCGCATCGAGCGCCTGATCCTGATTGATACGCTGGGGGTTCGTCTCCAACTTGCACATTTGGCGCACAAGAGTGACCAGATTTTGGTGTACCGCAGTGAGGATGTGGCGGTGTACCTCAACCATGATGCACTGCCTCGTGCCTTTATAGTGCACAAGGCGCGGTTGGTTGATGATGCGGAAGCG
This region includes:
- a CDS encoding YfhO family protein, producing the protein MTDRKDWIAVLVIIFLVLAVFWRATLGGIFYFGDIFRLHYPLRSVYAAELQRFSLPLWTPHVFAGYPLLAEGELGALYPPNLLLHALLPVPIALNIFILGHFVWAAMGAYAFARRLKVGRMAALCSGLVYALGGFFVAHLNHINIVACAAWLPWLFLLTDRFMVGDTRQHRAGDAALLALMIGLEFLAGHPQIALLTFLAMMAYALYLGWAIRPQVKLLIFFAFTILLGIALAAVQLLPTYELTQFSNRSSGLDPAFFTSFSLHPLYLVSLLSPFVLGNPYPNTSVELVGYVGWLPLLLALLAPFITPTRLGITARRVRPAIFFAVMAVFGLLFALGRWNPLYLGLLHLPVFNLFRAPARYLYLFAFSTAMLAGLGFHAIVSRVRNVPEVAESILNWLAIVVIALLTLLGTMRIPTVDKLIATWRWLPIALGLLSLAWLAWAWWSRGSAQRILSMVALGMIIVDLFAFNAVFNLTYNQTMPLEQFTAEPLSLAFFHSQPDLYRLYTHEEIVPVLSVMRESYYPNIALIHGLSATNGYFPLVPTYYAQYTEQMTPRMLDLLGVRYFLIPQVLPVDEASEFYDVENPFALNPVGHKVAIPPIQVAMMEIESYTSHSVDWTEGQPVAEIKLHGAEGETETVILRAGWHTAEWAYDRSDVREVVRHSQAAIARSWPARSGFPPENHPGYVYSAQFRLPSPLTVQAVEVQPLVTAAYLRIERLILIDTLGVRLQLAHLAHKSDQILVYRSEDVAVYLNHDALPRAFIVHKARLVDDAEAIHALREPDFDPRTEVLLATDHIVSAQPLTEGEDRVDVLTYDSCQVVVRVHAAADGYLVLTDAWYPDWHVRVDGREAPLLRADLLFRAVYLPAGEHIVEFSYAPQSFRLGLLISAVALMVVCSLVLRSKLGRRFS
- a CDS encoding serine/threonine protein kinase, with product MGLKAGDVLAGKFKVVTEIGEGGFGKIYLGYDEGMDRYVAIKELLHESAEVSPEDYEDYKRRFRKEAQVVSKFSHPNVVTAYSLESDDEGDLYLILEYVDGGSLKSLLAQGPLEPARAVAIALDLCEAIDAIWKWDIVHRDIKPSNILLTKEGQAKLTDFGVAQVGHETRRTQEARAHPGTPAYKSPEQASSTGYLDQRSDLYALGLVLYEMLTGKLYLRNRVPPHRLNRKVSRALSAVVMKALQENPADRYQSAQEMRAALQEAIKGGQFANIRSALGTLREIPVRGVAFAMALLALAAAIYLGTRTYDGSRGVTVGLTATAETRRETLRAQLLATPTFTMSPTPVFTDAFEPDDVNPKAIALGETQRHNFYPDGDADRVSFRVKAGRVYGVITSDLAIGVDTVVVVSVAGQRYENDDAQAGSLGSEVYFKALAEAVAVATISNKGVYNPDASYDLTVIELPPTPLPTPTGTQSPSVTPTSTPTPTGTPTTTPTPTPTETRTPTPTSTQTLTPTYTPTPTITRTPIPTETKTPVPTETTAPTRTYTPTATYTPTETSTPTETHTPVPPTPTHTVTPEPTATLEPTPTETSAMSIYLNGNYG